The Pradoshia eiseniae DNA window CCCTGAATTTCGAGCTTGTGCTTGATCATTATATAAGTCAATCTTCAACTGACCAGAAGCATTAACTTGACCAATGAACACTTCTTTTTCATTCGACACACCTTGATTTTCCAATTGCTTCCTAAGCCATATCCTGCTTTTTCCTGCAAGGTCTAACGCATCATCCAGAATAATTCCATCCATGATAATGGTATGGGCCTCTTCCTCAGGAGGAGAGTATATTCCTAAGTCTTTCGGGGTCAGCGGTCTATTCTCTTTCTTCAATAAGACACTTAAAGTCCCATTCGCCTCCAAGCAAGCATATTCAACCTCATCAAGATCAAATACCCCTTCCCTCCGCAGCATCTCAAGAAACTCATCAATGGTTACTTTTTCTCTTCTTATATTTTCCTCTAGCACTTTCCCGTTTTTAATGAAAGCCTTGCCCCTTCCATCTAGGATATTGCGCAAGGTCTTGCTCTTCATCGTAATGAAGCTTGAAGCAAAAGGAATAGCAGCAGTCGCAACCATGGCAATCACCCCAAGGTGAACCTTTTCACGCAAATTAATCACCAATTCAGCTCCTATATTACCTATCGTTATTCCTGTCACATATTCAAACATCGATAACTGGGCCATCTGCTTCTTCCCAAGAATTTTCGTAATAATAAACAACACAATCATAAATAGAGCCGCCCTTATTACTACATGAATCCAATCCGGCATGTATGCTCACATCCTTACGAGAACAACCTAATTACTTAAGCGCCTCCAGTCTCTTTTTCATATCTTTCTTGATGTCTCGAACTAATAGCATGGCATCACGATAGGTTTTGGCATCCGTAATGTCTTTCGCATGCTCCGCTTCAGTTTGCAGGCCATCTTCAATTGCCTTCAATTTGGTCATGCAAATCAACAATTCTGAGTTCAATGACATGTCCATCAAGCTCCTTTATCGTTTAGTATGATACGGATTGATTTACCTATTCATTTTAAAGTAACAAAAAAGGCCTCCTATTCGGAGAGCCTGTCATTCATTCATATATATTATGTCCTGCAATCCTCGCTAAAGCGTCCATATCTTTCACAAATAGTTTTCCACCGGAGCGATCAATGATTCCATCCATGCACAATTTCTTCA harbors:
- a CDS encoding DUF421 domain-containing protein, producing MPDWIHVVIRAALFMIVLFIITKILGKKQMAQLSMFEYVTGITIGNIGAELVINLREKVHLGVIAMVATAAIPFASSFITMKSKTLRNILDGRGKAFIKNGKVLEENIRREKVTIDEFLEMLRREGVFDLDEVEYACLEANGTLSVLLKKENRPLTPKDLGIYSPPEEEAHTIIMDGIILDDALDLAGKSRIWLRKQLENQGVSNEKEVFIGQVNASGQLKIDLYNDQAQARNSGDKKLLLASMHKCFADLEWFALVETEEETKQLHRQNGERMKQAIDKVSALLQK